A single Hippocampus zosterae strain Florida chromosome 17, ASM2543408v3, whole genome shotgun sequence DNA region contains:
- the jpt2 gene encoding jupiter microtubule associated homolog 2: protein MTSTNMFQGLDTGSKPSSRVLRPPGGGSSNLFGGYEEEAPQSRRPNRMASNLFGSPEEPQITPRRSNPPGGKSSGIFGDPEPPVHPQKPLPPGGPTSNIFESGDSAHVSSPSRRHPNKPKDNLAVGPEPESPGTEAKVSQPEAKVSQPEVKVSQPEVIVSQPEVNVSQPEVKEQIASPAVVPAKEEPTVPPATPEPASSSCTSSTPPTDDVKKHEPHLGPKPRSHNRVLNPPGGKSSVVFY from the exons ATGACTTCGACGAACATGTTTCAAGGGTTGGACACCGGGTCAAAACCGAGCTCAAG GGTGCTGCGGCCTCCCGGCGGTGGCTCCAGTAATCTGTTTGGTGGCTACGAAGAGGAGGCCCCCCAATCTAGAAGACCTAATAGGATGGCCTCTAACCTGTTCGGCTCCCCAGAGGAGCCCCAGATTACACCCAGGCGCTCTAACCCTCCAG GTGGGAAGAGCAGTGGGATATTTGGGGACCCCGAACCTCCAGTCCACCCACAGAAACCGCTTCCTCCAGGTGGACCAACCAGTAACATATTTGAGTCGGGGGATAGCGCACATGTCTCCAGCCCAAGCCGAAGACACCCAAATAAGCCAAAG gacAATCTAGCTGTAGGACCTGAACCCGAATCACCAG GAACTGAGGCCAAAGTCAGCCAGCCTGAGGCCAAAGTCAGCCAGCCTGAGGTCAAAGTCAGCCAGCCCGAGGTCATCGTCAGCCAGCCCGAAGTCAACGTCAGCCAGCCTGAGGTTAAAGAGCAAATTGCCTCACCAGCCGTTGTGCCAGCGAAGGAGGAGCCAACCGTTCCTCCGGCTACCCCCGAGCCTGCCTCCTCTTCTTGCACCTCATCCACTCCGCCGACTGATGACGTTAAGAAGCACGAGCCTCACCTGGGTCCCAAGCCTCGCTCTCACAACAGGGTCCTTAACCCCCCGGGAGGGAAGTCCAGCGTGGTGTTCTACTGA